The window TTGATTATGAATTTATTCTATTATTCAAAAAATTAGGAACGCCAATAAAACCAGAAAGAGAACTAAAAGAGCAATCTAAAATGACCAAAGATGAATGGAAAACATATTTTGATGGACATTGGAATTTTGGTGGAGCAAGACAAGATGGTCATATTGCAATGTTTCCAGAAGAATTACCAAAAAGATTAGTAAAAATGTTTTCGTTTGTTGGAGATACTATTCTTGATCCATTTCTCGGAAGTGGAACAACTTCACTTGCTGCAAGAAATTTAAACCGAAATTCAGTTGGATATGAGATGAATCCTGAGTTTATCCCATTTATTGAAAGAAAACTTGAAATAAATCAAGGTGATATTTTTAATTCAGATTATAAATTTCTAAAACAAGAAAAGCTAAATATTGATTTTAAAAGTCAAATAAAAGAATTACCGTATATTTTTAAAGACTTCCATAAGTTTGAAAAAAAGACCGACCCTAAAAAGTTACAATATGGTTCAAAAATAGACCAAAATGGCACAACCAAACGAGAAGATTATTTTTTAGTAAAAGAAATAATAAGCCCGGAATTAATGAAACTGAATAATGATTTAGTTGTCCGACTTATTGGTGTTAAAGAAAAAAAGGAAGCAAACGGTAAGGCTATTGAATTTTTACAACTCAAAACAAAAGGACAAAAAGTGTTTTTTAAATATGACGAGACTAAGCACGATGAGAATAATAATTTAATGGTCTATTTATATTTAAAAAATAAGACATTTTTAAATGCACATTTGATAAAAAATGGTTTTGTAAATGTCAGTACAGACTTCACTTACAAAAATAAAGATAAATTTATAAAATTGGAGAAAGATTTTGTTCAATCAAAATGATATTAATATACTAATTCAGAATATTCCAAATGGTAGACAAAATGCTATTACAGCAAGGGTAATAGCTCAAAGATTAGGTTATCCAGTTGGTGGCAATCAAGTAAAAATAAGAAAATTAATTGATTTTGCTATTGATAATAGCAATGTTATTTTGAGTTCATCTGGTAGGGTGCCAAAAGGTTATTGGTTTTCAATAGATAGACAAGAAACAATCGAATACATAGCTTCATTGCGAAATAGAGCGAGTGAGATTACTGATAGGGCTGATAATCTTAGAGCTGGATGGAATAATGTCAACCCAAATAATAGAATATAATTATGGCTAAAAAAGAAATAGAGAAATACGCAAAGCCTTTTGGGAAAAAGGAAAAAGTATTAAACTACACAAGTAATACTTACCAACTAACAAGACCGAACAAAGTTGATGCAGTTATGGCATTAATAAGAGAATGTCAACCAAAAGCACTAGATGAATGGGAAAAGTTCTATTTTAAAAAAGCTTATACCAAGAAAAAAGATAGTGTTAAAATAACAAAAGAAACATTGGACGAACTTGGAGAAAGACTGTATGCAAAAATAACAGAAGTAGTTATTCCTGAATGGACAGCAGCTTTTAATGATTTAACGTTACAAGACTGTAAAGATTATATTTATGAAGTTACAATTGTTCGAACTTATGATGGCTTTTTACTTGAAAAATCAGTAATAAATGATGGACTTGCAAAAACATTTCCAGATATAGAGTTTGAAGAAAGCGACCCTGAATTAGACCACGCTGGTGATATTGATTATCTTGGAAAAGTTGGGAACAAATATTTTGGCATTCAAATAAAGCCAGTTACAGCAAATGCGAATTTTGGCAATTACAAGATTACTGAGAGAATGAGTGCAAGTTTTCAAGATTTTGAGAATAAATATGGCGGAAATGTTTTTGTAGTTTTTTCAACTCGAACTGGTGATAAAAAAGTCATTAAAAACAAAGAAGTTGTTGACGAAATAAGAACCGAAATTGAACGATTAAGGAAAGCCAGCTTGTAAAATCTTACCTACCTTATATACAAAACAGTTGAATTCGTATTTTATATTAGAAAAATAATAATAATACTGAGTTCAGCATTTATAATATTGCAAAAAATCATATTAATACTTGAATAATACTAAAATTGAGCGATTGTGAATAAAGAAAATTGGTAATGCTTTGGTGCGAGAAGGATACAATAAAATTTGAGGACAGCTTGTTGGTATGTGAAAATTCTTTGTGTTTTTTCTCGTGCGGAATGATTACTGATTTTTAAAGTTTACAATCGCTCAATTTAGCTTAAATCTGCAAATTATTGTAGCCATCGAAAAAAATAAAATGGAAACAAAAGAAATAGAAGAAAGAATTATAAAAGAAATTTCAAAGACTGAGAAATTAATTGTAGAATACAAGGAATTGACAAAGCCCATTGCACCTGATGTTGCAATTGGACGAATCTCGCGCATGGACGCAATAAATAATAAAAGTGTTACTGAAGCATCTTTGCGGCAGGCTCAGGAAAAGTTGAAAAATCTAAAACGTGTTTTTTCACAATTTGGAAGAAAAGAATTTGGACTTTGTTTGAAATGCAAAAATGAAATTCCTCTCGGAAGAATTTTATTTCGTCCTGAAAGTTTATTATGTGTGAAATGTGCAAGATAAATATCTTTTTCCTGGGCATTAAACTTTTGTTTAGAAATAACATCTGAAGTTCTAAAATTTGAAATATAGAACTATTTTAATTGGTTGAAGAAATGGAAAAAGTGCTGAAAACTGAAAGTGGCCTAATAAAAATGTGGTTAGGCCAAGTAGAGGAAAGTGCAATGAGGCAGGCGGAAAAAATTGCAAATCTGCCATTTACTTTTAAACATGTTGCCCTCATGCCCGACTGTCATACCGGCTACGGAATGCCAATTGGTGGAGTTTTGGCCACCAAAGGCGTTGTTATTCCAAATGCTGTAGGCGTTGACATTGGTTGCGGTATGTGTGCAATAAAAACTTCGTTAAATGAAATTCAGACCAACAATTTAAAATCCATTTTAGATAAAATAAGGAAAAGAATTCCTGTTGGTTTCGATTGGCATAAAGAAAAACAGGATGAAGCCTTATTGCCTCAGTGTCAAGAATTTCCCGAGTTTGTTAAAAGTCAGTATCAAAGAGCGAGTTACCAAATAGGCACTCTTGGTGGCGGAAATCATTTCATTGAAATTCAGAAAGGCGACGATGGACATATTTGGATAATGGTTCATTCAGGTTCAAGAAATTTGGGTGCAAAAGTTGCAGAACATTACAACAAAATTGCTGTAAGAATGAACGATTTGTGGTTTTCGGAAGTGCAAAAAAAATGGGAATTGGCATTTTTACCAATCGAAAGCAAGGAAGCAAAATCATATTTTGAAGAGATGAACTATTGTGTCGATTTTGCTTTTGCCAACCGGAAACTTATGATGGACAGGATTGTAGAAGTATTTTTCGATACTTTTCGTGGAAAAGTAGAATTTGAACCAATGATAAATATTGCTCACAATTATGCACGATGGGAAAACCATTTCAATAAAAATGTGATAGTGCATCGCAAAGGAGCCACAAGTGCCCGAAAAGCTGAGATTGGAATAATTCCAGGTTCACAAGGATCAAAATCCTACATTGTTGAAGGGCTTGGAAATTCCGAAAGTTTTGAAAGCTGCTCGCATGGGGCAGGGCGGCTGATGGGTAGAAAGCAAGCTCAGCGACAGCTAAAGCTCGAAAATGAAATTGAGAAACTCAATAAACAAGGAATTATTCATAGCATAAAAACTACTAAAGACCTTGACGAAGCATCAGGAGCTTATAAAAATATCTCTGAGGTTATGAACTTTCAAAAAGATTTGGTGAAAGTAAAGCTCGCACTAAAACCTTTGGCAGTGATAAAAGGATAATTTTATACAGCTCAAAATTCACATTTTTGAAAATTGAAATTTGATATATTTAATTATGTAAATATGTATATATTTGCAAAAATAAAATATTGAAAAGTGATAGAAAAAATAAAGAAATATCTAAGCTTTAAATTTTTAGCCGGAATTGTTATTGGCGGGCTTGCCGGATATGCCTACTACTATTATATTGGTTGCAGTTCAGGAACTTGTGCAATAACTTCAAATCCATACAATAGCACTTTGTATGGAGTTTTGGCAGGTGGCGTTTTGTTTTTTGGCAAGAAAAAGGAAGAATAATCTTCCGGTTCTTAAAAATCCAAGTTCGATTTTGCTTGAAATTTGCATAAATTTGCGAAAAAATTGAAAATGGCTATATTTTTAAAAAATGCAAATTTTATCGATTGGAAAACTTTAGAGTTCAAAGTAAAAAGTGTTAAAGTAGAAAGTGGAATTTTTGGAAAAGTATCATTTTTGGATACTATTCCTGAAAACTTAAATCAAGACGATGAAATTATAGATTGCACCGGAAAAATAGTTACAAAATCCTTTGCAAATGCTCATCATCATATTTATTCGGCTTTGGCAATAGGAATGCCGCCTCCAAAACACAATCCAAAGAATTTTGTTGAAATACTGAAATATATTTGGTGGAATCTCGATAAAAAACTTGATAAAGAAATAATTGAAGTAAGCGCCTTATCGGCTGCAATTGAAAGTGTAAAGAATGGAGTAACTTTTGTCATAGATCATCACTCTTCGCCAAATTGTATTGAAAATTCGCTTCATACAATTTCTGATGCTTTCGAGAAAGTTGGCTTGTCGCATTTGTTATGTTATGAAATTTCGGACCGCGATGGTGCAATTGCCACAGAACGAGCTTTTGCAGAAACAGAGAATTATTTAAAACAAAAACAGGCTTTGGTTGGTTTGCACGCTTCGTTCACGATAGGAGAGGAGACCTTGGAACGAGCTGTCCGCTTGGCTGAAAACTTCGATTCGGGAATTCATATCCATGTTGCAGAAGATAAATTTGACCAAAAACACTGCCTCGAAAAATATAATAAAACTGTAGTTGAAAGACTTAAAGAATTTGGGGCATTAGAATCATCGAAAACAATTTTAGCTCATTGCCTTCACATTTCTAAGATTGAGAGGGAAATATTAAGAAAATCCGAAACCTTTGTTGTTCAAAATTCTGAAAGCAATTTAAATAATAAAGTAGGTTTTTTTGATGGAAATAAAATTGAAAAAAGCATTATGATAGGAACCGATGGGATGCACAGCGATGTTTTGCGGAGTGCAAAATCGGCATATTTTGTTGGAAAAAAATTTGAAAACATTGAATTTCCGGATGTTTATCGTAGATTTAGAAATGTCCATAAATATATAGCCAAAAACAATTTCCTTGGCGATGCTGATAACAATTTTGTAGTCTTGAACTATAATTCTCCAACGGAAATTAATGAAAGCAATTTCCTGTCTCATTTTATTTTTGGAATAGAATCGAAACATATTGAGCATGTTATTTCAAGCGGAAAATTAATTATTAAGGATAGAAAATCTACTCTTGTTGATGAAGATAAAATAAGGAATTTCTCTATAGAAATGGGAAAAAAACTATGGAAAAGCTTATAAAAAAAAATCGTGTGCTTCATACAAAACACACGATTTTTTTAATAGAACAAATAGTTTTTACTTAACAATATTCATAGTCTTTGTTTTAACAAAGTCGCCAGCTTCCATTTTATAAAAATAGGTGCCTGCCGGTAATTTGCTTGCATCAAAATCAAATGAATGATTTCCCGCATTTAAATTTGTAAAACTTAAAACATCCAATTTTTCTCCTAAAATATTAAATACTGAAATCTCAACATCGGAAATTTCCATAACAGAGAAACTAATATTTGTAGTTGTAGAAAATGGGTTAGGATTGTTTTGTAACAGTTGGAATTCTGCTATTCCAAATTCCGAACCTGCCAGTTTTTCAACAACAGAAATTTTATTAACTTCAAAATATTCATTTCCTTCAAGCCAACTTACTATCTGAATATTAGTTTCATCAATTCCGTTCCAATATTTTAGAATAAATTTTTCATTTTCAATCATTCCATCAATTTGGTTGGAGTATTCATCATTTCCCCATATTGATATTGCTAAATTATCTCCACTAAATACGGATGAACCAACAAGTTTTCCGTGTTCGCTAAAAATACCAATTTCATCCCCGATAACAGGAGTCTTACTACTCCAGGCAGAAATTGGAATACATAATGACATGTTTGAACCGGTATTTTCAACTTCAGTAAATTTGACAGGAAGCGTCAAATCGGTATATCCTGCTTTATTTAAATTTGCACTATTTGCTGGAAAATAGAAGGTTACAGCATTGTATAATTGAATCTGATAACCTTCGCCAGGTTTCATATCTCCAATAAGATTTATACCATAAGCAGGCCAATACATCATTCCTAAACCATCTTTAACGATGCTGATATCTGATACCATTGAACTCAATACATCGGAAATTAGGGTTTGAGTTTGACGAAGATATCCCATAATACTCCAGCCTGCAGGAATAGGTACCGGTGTAAGTTCTGGTACTGCGGCCATTCCTTCAATACTTAAAACGTGAGCTGCATTCATTTTAATTTGATATCCTTCACCAATAGCCATATTTCCAATTAAATTGATGCCATAAGCAGGCCAATACATCATTCCTAAACCGTTTTTAACAATTTCTACATCGGTAGCAATATTGACAAAAACATTACTGATAATTGGATCAAAAGGTTCAATGTAAGTTGAGAAGATTCTCCATCCTACTACTAAATTTATATCTTGAATTTGCGAAGTATGTGCAATAAGCTCTGTGATACCACTCAATCCATTCACAGCAAATGAGCCCGTATTAGGAAAATTAGTAGTATTGTATAGTGCAGCAGCATCATATTCTGCTTCTTCAGAAACATCGTAAATTTTCCAATTAAATTCTTCACCTGTAGCAAAACCATCGTTGCCTGCATCTACTCCCCATGCAGTAACTGCAGTTGTAATTCCTGTCCATTCTAAAAATCCTCCGCATGCTAATGTTCCAAGCGAATCGTAGAAAACTCCAATTAAATCACCAATGTCAATATTGTTGGTATCAATCATTAATGGAATAGTATTTTGAATTAAAATAGTATGATTGATTCCCGTGTTGGGCAACACCCAAGGAGCAACAAAAATATATTTATCATTTGAAACATTCATACAACCATTTAAATCAGTTACAGCAACTGAATAAGTTCCTGTAGTGCCAACATCTATTGATTGCCCTGTTTCACCATTATTCCACAAATAGCTCGTAAAACCTGCACCAGCATCAATAATTAATGTCTGATTGTTACCAATAGTTGCATTATCGCCAATATCAACTTGTGGAAGTGTTAATACTTCTGCAATATTCATTGTTGAAAATGAACAACCTACTGAATTTGTAACAGTTAATGAAATAATATAAGTACCAGAATTTGCATAAGTATGCTGTGGATTATTTAAATTTGAAATATTTCCATCATCAAAATCCCACAGCCAGTCCGTAATGTTGGTACTGCCAGTACCAGCCGTTGTGGTAACAATAGTTGGATCTCCAAGGCATGCAGTTGACGCTGTAAAAGAAACATCAGGAAGTTCATTTACAGTAACAGATTGAGTAATATAATCACTACAATTGTTTTGGTTAACAACTAATAAAAAAACAGGAATAGTTCCTGCATCGGAGAATTCGTATGAAGGATTTTGCAAGGTAGATGTATTGCTAACTCCGAAAGTCCAACTCCAAGAAATTAAAGGTGAGCCTGAACCATCAGATAAGTCGGTAAATACAGTGGCTTCTCCAACACAAACTTCAGTGAAAGTAAAATCGGCAACAGGTGAGGCATATACTTCAACAGATTGTGTTATTGAATTTATACAATGATAATCTGATACTGTAAGAGTAACATTAAACAAACCAGAGTTTTGGTATATATAAAACGGATTTTGCACATTGCTTATATTTCCATTTCCAAAATCCCAAAGCCAGTTAATAATTGTTCCATTTGCCGGAGTTGATAGATCTGTATATACATTGGCACTATCGAGACACACTGCAGGTGCTGAGAAATTGGCAGTTGGCAAATCAAATACTAAAACATCTTGTACGATTGAAGAGCTACAACCGTTTGAATTGGTTGTAGTCAAGCTTACTGCATGGATTCCTGCATTTGAAAATGTATGAACCGGATTAGACAAGTTGGAAGTTGTACCATCGCCAAAATCCCAAAACCAAGTTGTTAAACTTACTGTGCCACCAGTACTAGCACCGAATGACAGATCGGTAAAATGTGTTTCATTTCCAAAACAAATTGTATCTCCATAAAAATCTGCAAAAGGTTCAGCAAAAACTATAACACTACTTGTAACAATATCTAAACAGCCAAAAGAATTTGTTACAGTTAAAGTTACAGAATAAGTTCCATCTTGCAGATATACATGAAGTGGATTTTGAAGAGTTGAGTTATTTCCATCACCAAAATCCCAAAACCAAGACACTATGTTGGAGTTTGTCGAAAATGAAAAATCGTTAAAAACTGTGGTATCTCCTATGCAAACATCATTTCCCATAAAATATGCCATTGGCAAATTGTTAACAATAGCTTGATTTGTCATTGAATTTGTACAACCAAAAATATCTGTAGCAGTTAGTGTTACATCATATGTACCCGGCAATGCGTAAATGTGTGTGGTACTTTCTCCAACTGCAAAAGTACCATCACCAAAATCCCAAGAATAGGAGGCATTCTGACCTGGAAAAATAGATGAAATAGCAAGAATCGTTGCTTCACCAAGACAAGCCATATTATCTACACTAAAATCAACAATTGGAAGCGGATTCACTATTACTATTTGGGTTTCAAAATTTGTGCATCCATTCGCATCTGCGTATGTATATTTAATCTCATGAGGACCTTGGCCAGCTACACTTGGGCTGAAAATATTAGAAGCAATTCCGACACCATTAAATGTTCCACCTGCTGGCAATCCAATAAGTGTTACTGGAGAATGGTTTTCGCAATAACTTAATGCTAAACCAGTGAAACTGACAACCGGCAGTGGATAATGTTCAACAGTTTCTGTAATAACTGATCCGAAACCTGTGAATGCTGAAATAGCGTAGCTTCCAATAATTGATAAGTCTGCTGTTTGCTGGAATGTATAATTAATACTTCCTCCTGAAGGAACTACAGCATATACAGTTTCAGATATAGTATTATTTGCATCAATTTGGTAAGAAACTGAAAAGCCGGTGGCATCCTGAAAATTGTAATTTGTAATTTCAACAGTAAGCAATTCGCTGGCACTTAAATCGCAACCGGAAACTGGTGAAGTAATTGCAGTAACTGCTTTAGTTATAGCAGAGAGTGCTTGCAGGGAACTGAGGCCATTAACAAAGAAAGTGCTATCGTTGGCAAAATTGGAGTCGTAAGAAATATTTTGCATCAAATACTCGTTTCCGGTAGTAGCATCCCAAATTACCCATTTGAAAGTTTCGCCTGTGGCAAAGCCATCATTTCCAATATCGGCTCCCCAGGCAGATATTGCAGTTTGTCCTGTCCATTCTGCATAGCCTGCACATGCCAGTATACCTAAAGAATCAAAGAAAACACCAATATAGTCTCCAGAGTCGATTGCCATTCCATCAATGGAAGTAATAATAGTTTGAGGGATTAAAATGGTATGGTTGGTCGCTGTAATAGAATATGTCCAGCCAGGATCGGTGGCAATAGAAAATGGTGCAGTCAAGGAAGCCAATCCGCTTAGACCATTCACTACAAAATTGCCTCCATTAGGGAACATTCCAGTAAGATTATATTGAGCTTCTGCCATAAATTCCATATTTTCGGAGGCATCAAATACTTTCCAAATAAATTCTTCGCTAGGTGCAAAACCATCGTTTCCAACATCTGCACCCCAGGCTGTGATGTTTGTTGTCTGTCCTTCCCAGGCAGCATATCCCCCACATGTTAATGCTCCATTAGCCTGATAGAAAACCCCAAGATAATCGCCAGATTCAATCTGAACACCATTTATAGTAAGTGGTATTGTATTTTGGATTAAAATAGTATGGTTCGAGCCTGTTATCTGGTATGTCCAATTTGGAGCTGGCAAAGTGGCAGCAACTAAGGATTCTAATCCACTTATTCCGTTAACAGTAAAATTTCCACTATTAGGAAATGCTACTGAATAAGTTGCAGAAGCTAATAATTCTGTATTTGATGAAGCATCCCAAATTTTCCAGACAAATTCTTCACCAGCAGCAAATCCATCAAGTCCTATGTCAGCTCCCCATGCAGAAACACTATTTGTTTGACCGTTCCATTCAGAGTAACCACCGCATTTTAAAGTTCCGAGCGAATCGAAAAATACCCCAATAAAATCGCCTGACTCAATTGCCAGACCATCAATTGTCAAAGGTATAGTATTGGGTACTAAAATGGTGTGATTCGTTCCAGTAACCGAATAGTCCCATTCTGGTGCTACAGGATTAACAACTGGCGAAGTAGCTGATAATGATGCTAATCCACTCATTCCATTTACAGCAAAACTATTTCCATTTGGAAAACCAGTGCTTATAAAAGTCGCTGTAGCATCAAGATCTAAATTTGTGGAAGCATCCCAAATTTTGAAATTAAATATTTCATTATTTACAAATCCATCGTTTCCTATATCTGTACCCCAGGCAGCAATAGTAGAAGAAGTTCCAGCCCATTCAACAAAACCACCACAGGCTAATACTCCAAGTGAATCGTAAAAAACTCCAATATAGTCACCACTTTCAATCTGAACACCATCAATTGTCATAGGAATCGTGGACTGCAACAAAATGGTGTGGTTCGTACTAGTAATCGGCTGATACCAATTAGGTTGCGAAAAACTTGCAGTAGAGATTAAAATACCCACCACAAGACATGCAATTTTTAATAGTTGTTTTTTCATAATTTATAAGTTTAATTAATTAATTAATTTATTTTATCTATCATTATTAAAATTTCCTCAAAATTTCCTTCACAGTGAAATAAACGTTGAGGCATATAAAAAGTTTCAAAGGCCAAATTTCATCGCTATGAAAGCCATTTGTTTAAATCTTCTTTTCTAAATTATCTCATTATCACACAAAAACATTTTAGAACAAAATTAAAAATAATTGTAAGAAATGAAAATTATTTAACTAAAAATTATATTTCAATGCAAGAAACGATATATATATAAACTTCCGTAACTAATTCTGATTCAAGATATTATATCATTTTGGATGTTCATGAAAAATTGATTACATTTGAACAGTGAGAAAATATTTGAGATTTAATTATGAAACTGCTGTGGTTTTCGAACCAATTGGTTTAGAGTGCAATTTAATCTTTGAAGAATGCAATTAAACCTGAGAATTTATTAGAGAGCAATATGAAAACTAAACCTACGAAAAATACATTAAATCAACTGGAATTATCAGATTTAATTCCTCTGGAAACCTTGCAAAAGCTACAAGATGGATTTGCTGATAGTTATAATATTCCTAGCTCGATAATCAGGCAGGACGGATCTCCTATAACCAATCCATCTCGCTTTACAGAATTTTGCAAGTTTGTTCGTACATCGAAAAAGGGGCTCGCCAATTGCGAAAAATTCGATACAGATTTGATGAAAGTACTTTCAGAAAAACGGAAACCTTATATTCGTAAAGGATGCACACTGAAAAATATAATTACAGGTCATGCTCCAATAATAATAGAAGGTAAACATGTTGCCAGTTTGAGTATAGGGCAATTTGTAGAAGACGATTTTGATTTTGAGGAGATAAAAAATTATGCAAAAGAAATTGAGGTTGATGAAAAAAAACTTATAGAAGCTGCCAAAACTCTAATCTCAAATGAAAATAGAGACTTTCAATCTGCTCTACAATTCATTAATACTCTTGCACAAACTATAGGCAATCTGGCAGAAGGGAAATTAGAGCTAAAGAGAATACTTACTAAGAATAAATCTACAGAAAAGAAACTTAAAGAAAACAATGAACATTTTCAGGAGGTAGTTTCAAATATAACATCAATAGTTTGGCGGGCAGATATTGACACAGATGGTTCTTTCATAAATACCTATATTTCTCCGGTTGCTGATGAAATATTAGAGCTTTCGTTAGGCACAATTAACAATTCATGGGAAAAGTATATTAGTTATGTCAAAGCTCAATATCTGGAACCAATAGATAAAGCCTTCAAAGATGGTATCATAACTCCCGGAGCAGTAATTTCTTTAGAATATGAAGTAGTTAAAGAAAGCGGTCAAACTGCCTGGTTTTATTCTACCGGACGGTGTTTTAATAGAGATGGAAGCTTACATATTTTTGGTTCAACCATCGATATTACTGAAAAAAAGAAATCTGAACGAGCATTATCGGAAAGCGAAAGGAAACGAGAAATATGGATAGAAAATTCACCGGTTTGCACTAAAATAGTTGATCCGGATTTCAATCTTCTTTACATGAGTTCTTCCGGCATCAGAGAGTTGAAAATTGATAATATTCAAGAATTCTACGATAAGCCCTATCCCTTCAATTTTTATCCCGATTCCTTTAAAATTCCCATGTTAGAAAACATGAAAGAAGTAAAAGAAACCGGAACAACTATTACGCAGGAAGCCTCGGTATTGGATGTTGAAGGAAATGAATTATGGTATCAATCAAGCATTGTTCCGGTTAGTGATGAAAATGGTAAACTTGATTATTTATTGATAGTTTCATTGGAAACAACTGAACGAAAAGAAGCAGAAGAAATTCTACAGGAAAGTGAAGAGAAATATCGTGAAGTAGTAGAACGAGCTCATGACGGTATTTTTATAATTCAGGATGATATTGTTAAATTTTCAAATGCTAAACTGGCAGAACTATATGGAGGAGATTTAGATGATATTATTGGTACATCATTTAGAAATTTTGTTCATCC is drawn from Bacteroidota bacterium and contains these coding sequences:
- a CDS encoding PKD domain-containing protein; the encoded protein is MKKQLLKIACLVVGILISTASFSQPNWYQPITSTNHTILLQSTIPMTIDGVQIESGDYIGVFYDSLGVLACGGFVEWAGTSSTIAAWGTDIGNDGFVNNEIFNFKIWDASTNLDLDATATFISTGFPNGNSFAVNGMSGLASLSATSPVVNPVAPEWDYSVTGTNHTILVPNTIPLTIDGLAIESGDFIGVFFDSLGTLKCGGYSEWNGQTNSVSAWGADIGLDGFAAGEEFVWKIWDASSNTELLASATYSVAFPNSGNFTVNGISGLESLVAATLPAPNWTYQITGSNHTILIQNTIPLTINGVQIESGDYLGVFYQANGALTCGGYAAWEGQTTNITAWGADVGNDGFAPSEEFIWKVFDASENMEFMAEAQYNLTGMFPNGGNFVVNGLSGLASLTAPFSIATDPGWTYSITATNHTILIPQTIITSIDGMAIDSGDYIGVFFDSLGILACAGYAEWTGQTAISAWGADIGNDGFATGETFKWVIWDATTGNEYLMQNISYDSNFANDSTFFVNGLSSLQALSAITKAVTAITSPVSGCDLSASELLTVEITNYNFQDATGFSVSYQIDANNTISETVYAVVPSGGSINYTFQQTADLSIIGSYAISAFTGFGSVITETVEHYPLPVVSFTGLALSYCENHSPVTLIGLPAGGTFNGVGIASNIFSPSVAGQGPHEIKYTYADANGCTNFETQIVIVNPLPIVDFSVDNMACLGEATILAISSIFPGQNASYSWDFGDGTFAVGESTTHIYALPGTYDVTLTATDIFGCTNSMTNQAIVNNLPMAYFMGNDVCIGDTTVFNDFSFSTNSNIVSWFWDFGDGNNSTLQNPLHVYLQDGTYSVTLTVTNSFGCLDIVTSSVIVFAEPFADFYGDTICFGNETHFTDLSFGASTGGTVSLTTWFWDFGDGTTSNLSNPVHTFSNAGIHAVSLTTTNSNGCSSSIVQDVLVFDLPTANFSAPAVCLDSANVYTDLSTPANGTIINWLWDFGNGNISNVQNPFYIYQNSGLFNVTLTVSDYHCINSITQSVEVYASPVADFTFTEVCVGEATVFTDLSDGSGSPLISWSWTFGVSNTSTLQNPSYEFSDAGTIPVFLLVVNQNNCSDYITQSVTVNELPDVSFTASTACLGDPTIVTTTAGTGSTNITDWLWDFDDGNISNLNNPQHTYANSGTYIISLTVTNSVGCSFSTMNIAEVLTLPQVDIGDNATIGNNQTLIIDAGAGFTSYLWNNGETGQSIDVGTTGTYSVAVTDLNGCMNVSNDKYIFVAPWVLPNTGINHTILIQNTIPLMIDTNNIDIGDLIGVFYDSLGTLACGGFLEWTGITTAVTAWGVDAGNDGFATGEEFNWKIYDVSEEAEYDAAALYNTTNFPNTGSFAVNGLSGITELIAHTSQIQDINLVVGWRIFSTYIEPFDPIISNVFVNIATDVEIVKNGLGMMYWPAYGINLIGNMAIGEGYQIKMNAAHVLSIEGMAAVPELTPVPIPAGWSIMGYLRQTQTLISDVLSSMVSDISIVKDGLGMMYWPAYGINLIGDMKPGEGYQIQLYNAVTFYFPANSANLNKAGYTDLTLPVKFTEVENTGSNMSLCIPISAWSSKTPVIGDEIGIFSEHGKLVGSSVFSGDNLAISIWGNDEYSNQIDGMIENEKFILKYWNGIDETNIQIVSWLEGNEYFEVNKISVVEKLAGSEFGIAEFQLLQNNPNPFSTTTNISFSVMEISDVEISVFNILGEKLDVLSFTNLNAGNHSFDFDASKLPAGTYFYKMEAGDFVKTKTMNIVK
- a CDS encoding PAS domain-containing protein translates to MKTKPTKNTLNQLELSDLIPLETLQKLQDGFADSYNIPSSIIRQDGSPITNPSRFTEFCKFVRTSKKGLANCEKFDTDLMKVLSEKRKPYIRKGCTLKNIITGHAPIIIEGKHVASLSIGQFVEDDFDFEEIKNYAKEIEVDEKKLIEAAKTLISNENRDFQSALQFINTLAQTIGNLAEGKLELKRILTKNKSTEKKLKENNEHFQEVVSNITSIVWRADIDTDGSFINTYISPVADEILELSLGTINNSWEKYISYVKAQYLEPIDKAFKDGIITPGAVISLEYEVVKESGQTAWFYSTGRCFNRDGSLHIFGSTIDITEKKKSERALSESERKREIWIENSPVCTKIVDPDFNLLYMSSSGIRELKIDNIQEFYDKPYPFNFYPDSFKIPMLENMKEVKETGTTITQEASVLDVEGNELWYQSSIVPVSDENGKLDYLLIVSLETTERKEAEEILQESEEKYREVVERAHDGIFIIQDDIVKFSNAKLAELYGGDLDDIIGTSFRNFVHP